A genomic window from Gossypium hirsutum isolate 1008001.06 chromosome D12, Gossypium_hirsutum_v2.1, whole genome shotgun sequence includes:
- the LOC107947298 gene encoding uncharacterized protein isoform X1 has protein sequence MLPFFQLYSNLILQTLFSLSLTLVLTFLKIPVFFLQGLHTYIHPDNVAGHHGGSASSSSGVRAAIRRPSDSGSGLDGYQSLSSRTNTELRKKNKSKDKFEFDENNAQIFRLKLDEGHLQTRLFYNDYHNSFVFSFVGISCLLLYKYLGYKQDSGVLANGDLIPIIFGFIGLIKAFSSLAKISFEKSGSKRSEKQFSAIFGVLGFILGIIICSGIGPLVFDFHFDSIEGSWRIFVSILMGFIAGSLYMPAGKNARSFWLGTDQLRCNLSIISCGWFSRLILYANYILTVFTALLWINPFVEILSFVSFSKSEFTRFRLLCLLLSGVLQIVSLRSNLQMFLNEAVLSWYQRLHASKVPDLDFSRAKVFLHNHYLCLAVVQFFAPSVSLLLFLGLSQIDTNSFDKYNLVKEVAVFMAWWIVFIWAVITSASLVFYRRGILYVF, from the coding sequence ATGTTACCCTTCTTTCAACTTTACTCCAATCTCATACTCCAAACCTTATTCTCTTTATCCCTCACTTTAGTCCTCACTTTCCTCAAAATCcctgttttctttcttcaaggTCTCCACACTTACATCCACCCTGATAACGTTGCCGGCCACCACGGCGgctctgcttcttcttcttccggTGTTAGAGCCGCCATCCGTAGACCTTCAGATTCAGGTTCTGGACTTGATGGTTACCAATCTTTATCTTCAAGAACCAATACTGAGCTCAGAAAGAAGAACAAATCTAAAGACAAATTCGAATTCGATGAAAACAATGCACAGATCTTTAGGCTAAAACTCGATGAGGGCCATCTTCAAACAAGGCTTTTTTACAATGATTATCACAATTCTTTCGTTTTTTCCTTTGTGGGTATTTCTTGTTTGTTGCTTTACAAGTATTTAGGTTACAAACAAGATTCTGGGGTTTTAGCAAATGGTGATTTGATACCAATTATCTTTGGGTTTATTGGTTTAATCAAAGCTTTTTCATCACTTGCAAAGATATCGTTTGAGAAATCTGGTTCCAAGAGATCTGAAAAGCAATTCAGTGCAATTTTTGGtgttttagggtttattttagGGATTATAATTTGTTCTGGGATTGGACCATTGGTTTTTGATTTCCATTTCGATTCAATTGAAGGGTCTTGGAGGATTTTTGTTTCTATATTGATGGGATTCATTGCTGGTTCTTTATATATGCCTGCTGGGAAAAATGCAAGATCCTTTTGGCTCGGTACTGATCAACTTAGATGTAATTTATCCATAATTTCTTGTGGATGGTTCTCTAGATTGATTCTATATGCCAATTATATATTGACTGTGTTTACTGCTTTACTTTGGATCAATCCATTTGTTGAAATCCTTAGTTTTGTGAGTTTTTCGAAATCCGAATTTACCAGATTTAGGCTTCTCTGCTTATTGCTTTCCGGAGTTTTACAAATCGTCTCCTTACGTTCGAACCTGCAGATGTTTTTGAATGAAGCAGTTTTGTCTTGGTATCAAAGATTGCATGCCAGTAAGGTCCCAGATTTGGATTTTAGCCGTGCTAAGGTTTTCCTGCATAATCACTACTTATGCCTTGCAGTTGTGCAATTCTTTGCTCCATCAGTATCGCTACTTCTCTTTCTCGGCTTATCTCAGATTGATACTAATTCGTTTGATAAGTACAACCTGGTTAAAGAAGTTGCTGTGTTTATGGCTTGGTGGATCGTCTTCATCTGGGCGGTTATTACTTCGGCAAGTCTGGTGTTTTACCGACGCGGTATTCTGTATGTTTTCTGA
- the LOC107947298 gene encoding uncharacterized protein isoform X2 codes for MLPFFQLYSNLILQTLFSLSLTLVLTFLKIPVFFLQGLHTYIHPDNVAGHHGGSASSSSGVRAAIRRPSDSGSGLDGYQSLSSRTNTELRKKNKSKDKFEFDENNAQIFRLKLDEGHLQTRLFYNDYHNSFVFSFVGISCLLLYKYLGYKQDSGVLANGDLIPIIFGFIGLIKAFSSLAKISFEKSGSKRSEKQFSAIFGVLGFILGIIICSGIGPLVFDFHFDSIEGSWRIFVSILMGFIAGSLYMPAGKNARSFWLGTDQLRCNLSIISCGWFSRLILYANYILTVFTALLWINPFVEILSFVSFSKSEFTRFRLLCLLLSGVLQIVSLRSNLQMFLNEAVLSWYQRLHASKVPDLDFSRAKVFLHNHYLCLAVVQFFAPSVSLLLFLGLSQIDTNSFDKYNLVKEVAVFMAWWIVFIWAVITSASLVFYRRGILT; via the exons ATGTTACCCTTCTTTCAACTTTACTCCAATCTCATACTCCAAACCTTATTCTCTTTATCCCTCACTTTAGTCCTCACTTTCCTCAAAATCcctgttttctttcttcaaggTCTCCACACTTACATCCACCCTGATAACGTTGCCGGCCACCACGGCGgctctgcttcttcttcttccggTGTTAGAGCCGCCATCCGTAGACCTTCAGATTCAGGTTCTGGACTTGATGGTTACCAATCTTTATCTTCAAGAACCAATACTGAGCTCAGAAAGAAGAACAAATCTAAAGACAAATTCGAATTCGATGAAAACAATGCACAGATCTTTAGGCTAAAACTCGATGAGGGCCATCTTCAAACAAGGCTTTTTTACAATGATTATCACAATTCTTTCGTTTTTTCCTTTGTGGGTATTTCTTGTTTGTTGCTTTACAAGTATTTAGGTTACAAACAAGATTCTGGGGTTTTAGCAAATGGTGATTTGATACCAATTATCTTTGGGTTTATTGGTTTAATCAAAGCTTTTTCATCACTTGCAAAGATATCGTTTGAGAAATCTGGTTCCAAGAGATCTGAAAAGCAATTCAGTGCAATTTTTGGtgttttagggtttattttagGGATTATAATTTGTTCTGGGATTGGACCATTGGTTTTTGATTTCCATTTCGATTCAATTGAAGGGTCTTGGAGGATTTTTGTTTCTATATTGATGGGATTCATTGCTGGTTCTTTATATATGCCTGCTGGGAAAAATGCAAGATCCTTTTGGCTCGGTACTGATCAACTTAGATGTAATTTATCCATAATTTCTTGTGGATGGTTCTCTAGATTGATTCTATATGCCAATTATATATTGACTGTGTTTACTGCTTTACTTTGGATCAATCCATTTGTTGAAATCCTTAGTTTTGTGAGTTTTTCGAAATCCGAATTTACCAGATTTAGGCTTCTCTGCTTATTGCTTTCCGGAGTTTTACAAATCGTCTCCTTACGTTCGAACCTGCAGATGTTTTTGAATGAAGCAGTTTTGTCTTGGTATCAAAGATTGCATGCCAGTAAGGTCCCAGATTTGGATTTTAGCCGTGCTAAGGTTTTCCTGCATAATCACTACTTATGCCTTGCAGTTGTGCAATTCTTTGCTCCATCAGTATCGCTACTTCTCTTTCTCGGCTTATCTCAGATTGATACTAATTCGTTTGATAAGTACAACCTGGTTAAAGAAGTTGCTGTGTTTATGGCTTGGTGGATCGTCTTCATCTGGGCGGTTATTACTTCGGCAAGTCTGGTGTTTTACCGACGCGGTATTCT aacaTAA
- the LOC107947297 gene encoding E3 ubiquitin-protein ligase XBAT33 yields the protein MGNSFGCSASGERLVSAARDGDLEEAKMLLNCNPCLAKYSTFGGLNSPLHFAAAKGHNEIVALLLENGADVNSRNYCGQTALMQACRYGRWEVVQTLLLFRCNVTRADYLSGRTALHFAAVNGHVRCIRLVVADFVPSASFEAINTQIECERGDSGVKNKNDQSALSRFVDKAADGGITALHMAALNGYFDCVQLLLDLQANVSAVTFHFGTSVDLIGAGSTPLHYAACGGNLKCCQILLARGASRMTLNCNGWLPLDVARMWGRHWLEPLLAPNSDSTIPRFPSSNYLSLPLLSVLNIARECGLQSSTTSSDDVDTCAVCLERACSVAAEGCGHELCVRCALYLCSTSHIPSNMVAPTGSIPCPLCRHGILSFVKLPSSPIKEIKLQLSFGLCTPCMLHPRDADCPSPTSEIRKNRISSVSSDIFCPVTCSPFPSVAIPLCTCNDSPCPSFEHRETTAETQEESPGRSQATSIEQDKLEGPRLERTTCSSMFWGRRSCSREHQCNSEINA from the exons ATGGGGAATTCATTTGGGTGCTCTGCTTCAGGGGAGAGATTAGTGTCGGCGGCGAGAGATGGGGATTTAGAAGAAGCTAAGATGCTTTTGAATTGCAATCCATGTCTCGCTAAATATTCCACTTTCGGTGGCCTTAATTCTCCTCTTCATTTCGCTGCTGCTAAAGGCCACAATGAG ATTGTTGCTTTATTGCTCGAGAATGGAGCTGATGTTAACTCCAGGAATTACTGTGGACAG ACGGCATTGATGCAAGCATGTAGATATGGGCGCTGGGAAGTTGTACAAACCCTTCTGCTTTTCAGATGCAAT GTTACGAGAGCAGATTATCTAAGTGGGAGAACGGCTCTACATTTTGCTGCTGTAAATGGACATGTAAGATGCATAAGACTAGTTGTTGCTGATTTTGTTCCTAGTGCTTCTTTTGAAGCTATAAACACCCAAATAGAATGTGAAAGAGGGGATTCTGGTGTGAAGAACAAAAATGATCAGAG TGCATTGTCAAGGTTTGTGGATAAGGCAGCCGATGGTGGGATTACTGCTCTTCATATGGCTGCATTAAATGGGTATTTTGATTGTGTACAACTTTTATTAGACCTTCAAGCCAATGTCTCTGCAGTCACATTTCATTTTGGAACATCAGTGGATTTGATAG GGGCTGGAAGCACTCCTTTGCATTATGCTGCTTGTGGGGGAAACTTGAAATGCTGCCAG ATCCTTCTAGCAAGAGGAGCAAGTAGAATGACTTTGAATTGCAACGG GTGGCTGCCGCTTGATGTTGCCAGGATGTGGGGTCGTCATTGGCTTGAGCCCTTGTTGGCACCTAATTCTGACTCAACTATACCAAGATTTCCTTCTTCCAACTACTTGTCCTTGCCTCTTTTGAGTGTACTCAACATAGCAAG AGAATGTGGGTTGCAGTCCTCAACAACCTCCTCGGATGATGTCGATACTTGTGCCGTCTGCCTTGAGAGAGCATGTAGTGTTGCTGCTGAAG GATGCGGGCATGAGTTATGCGTAAGGTGTGCACTCTATCTATGCTCAACAAGCCACATTCCGTCCAACATGGTTGCCCCAACAGGTTCTATTCCATGCCCTCTCTGTAGACACGGCATCCTCTCCTTTGTCAAGTTGCCGAGTTCGCCAATAAAAGAAATCAAGCTACAGCTTTCCTTTGGCCTATGTACACCATGCATGCTTCATCCCCGTGATGCAGATTGCCCATCACCAACTTCAGAGATCAGAAAGAATCGTATTTCATCGGTCTCTTCAGACATTTTCTGTCCAGTTACCTGTAGCCCATTTCCTTCTGTCGCCATCCCTTTATGCACCTGCAACGACAGTCCTTGCCCCTCTTTCGAACATCGAGAGACAACAGCAGAAACACAAGAAGAATCCCCCGGACGTTCACAAGCAACATCTATAGAACAGGATAAACTTGAAGGACCGAGACTAGAGAGAACAACCTGTTCAAGCATGTTTTGGGGCAGAAGGAGCTGTAGTAGAGAGCATCAATGCAATTCAGAAATAAATGCTTGA